Proteins encoded together in one Lathyrus oleraceus cultivar Zhongwan6 chromosome 5, CAAS_Psat_ZW6_1.0, whole genome shotgun sequence window:
- the LOC127082468 gene encoding uncharacterized protein LOC127082468, which translates to MKVTTIEEAQDICNMKVEDIIGPLQTFKLAINDRFEKKNKSITFISNTENKEDQCDLETDEGISNAIVLLGRQFNKVLKIMDRMSRPNVKNMSFDISKNNDSHRKARREENPNQGKGETDDETAKHVTSFTSRYEYDEDSCAEDVSYEEFSASYKELCVKSKEVCKTGEEQKRILAQLQAEKEKFLSTVTDLENKVTLLSSKLEKMTKSIRMLNNGSGMLYEIIQVGKGDGNLKGICFNYQYQNKQGKTPVTKFIPLERKYEPMMSDQMLQHPARHQETQTKVKFLPWKCDYYGKYGHIKPFCYRLYGYPKYPKYPTTNHVMIKTRKEWKPKIVVYSLIAHTSLRAPSREDWYFDSGCSRHMTGVNKYLVEIKSYSYSFVTFGDGAKGEIKGIRKIGCTGPPRLDDVLLMKGLTANLISIS; encoded by the exons atgaaggtcacaacGATTGAAGAAGCACAAGACATCTGCAACATGAAAGTGGAGGATATTATTGGGCCACTTCAAACTTTTAAATTGGCTATCAATGATAgatttgaaaagaagaacaagAGCATAACTTTTATCTCTAACACTGAGAATAAAGAGGATCAATGTGACTTAGAGACTGATGAAGGAATTTCTAATGCCATTGTGCTTCTTGGGAGGCAATTCAATAAGGTGTTGAAGATAATGGATAGGATGTCaagacctaatgtcaagaacatgtCATTCGACATAAGTAAGAACAATGATTCTCATAGAAAAGCAAGAAGAGAGGAAAATCCCAATCAAGGAAAAG GTGAAACTGATGATGAAACTGCTAAGCATGTTACATCTTTCACTAGTAGATATGAATATGATGAAGACTCGTGTGCTGAGGATGTCTCTTATGAAGAATTCTCTGCTTCCTACAAAGAGCTTTGTGTCAAAAGTAAAGAGGTGTGTAAGACAGGAGAAGAGCAAAAGAGAATCCTAGCTCAACTACAGGCTGAAAAAGAGAAATTTTTATCTACTGTCACTGATCTTGAAAATAAGGTAACTCTATTGTCATCTAAACTTGAAAAAATGACCAAATCCATAAGAATGTTGAACAATGGGTCTGGCATGCTATATGAAATTATTCAAGTTGGAAAAGGGGATGGAAACTTAAAAGGTATATGTTTTAATTACCAATATCAAAATAAACAAGGAAAAACCCCTGTGACAAAATTTATTCCTCTAGAAAGGAAGTATGAACCTATGATGTCCGACCAAATGTTACAACATCCTGCCAGACATCAGGAAACTCAAACTAAAGTCAAGTTTTTGCCTTGGAAATGTGATTACTATGGTAAATATGGACATATAAAGCCTTTTTGTTACAGACTATATGGTTATCCAAAATATCCAAAATATCCAACAACTAATCATGTGATGATTAAAACTAGAAAGGAGTGGAAACCTAAGATTGTTGTCTATAGTCTTATAGCCCATACTTCTCTTAGAGCTCCATctagagaagactggtactttgacagtggttGTTCAAGACACATGACAGGGGTCAATAAGTATTTGGTGGAAATAAAATCTTATTCCTATAGTTTTgtcacatttggtgatggagctaaaggtgaaatCAAGGGTATAAGAAAGATAGGTTGCACTGGTCCTCCTAGACTAGATGATGTTCTGCTTATGAAAGGCTTGACTGCAAATCTCATCAGTATTAGTTAA